In a genomic window of Callithrix jacchus isolate 240 chromosome 22, calJac240_pri, whole genome shotgun sequence:
- the IGLON5 gene encoding igLON family member 5, producing MPPPAPGARLRLLAAAALAGLAVISRGLLSQSLEFNSPADNYTVCEGDNATLSCFIDEHVTRVAWLNRSNILYAGNDRWTSDPRVRLLINTPEEFSILITEVGLGDEGLYTCSFQTRHQPYTTQVYLIVHVPARIVNISSPVTVNEGGNVNLLCLAVGRPEPTVTWRQLRDGFTSEGEILEISDIQRGQAGEYECVTHNGVNSAPDSRRVLVTVNYPPTITDVTSARTALGRAALLRCEAMAVPPADFQWYKDDRLLSSGTAEGLKVQTERTRSMLLFANVSARHYGNYTCRAANRLGASSASMRLLRPGSLENSAPRPPGPLALLFALGWLWWRM from the exons ATGCCCCCCCCTGCGCCCGGGGCCCGGCTCCGGCTTctcgccgccgccgccctggccgGCTTGGCCGTCATCAGCCGAG GGCTGCTCTCCCAGAGCCTGGAGTTCAACTCTCCTGCCGACAACTACACGGTGTGTGAAGGCGACAACGCAACCCTCAG CTGCTTCATTGATGAGCATGTGACCCGTGTGGCCTGGCTGAACCGCTCCAACATCCTGTACGCCGGCAACGACCGCTGGACCAGCGACCCTCGGGTGCGGCTGCTCATCAACACCCCCGAGGAGTTCTCCATCCTCATCACCGAGGTGGGACTCGGCGACGAGGGCCTCTACACCTGCTCCTTCCAGACCCGCCACCAGCCGTACACCACTCAGGTCTACCTCATCGTCCATG TCCCTGCCCGCATTGTGAACATCTCGTCACCTGTGACGGTGAATGAGGGGGGCAATGTGAACCTGCTTTGCCTGGCTGTGGGGCGGCCGGAGCCCACAGTCACCTGGAGGCAACTCCGAG ACGGCTTCACCTCGGAGGGAGAGATCCTGGAGATCTCTGACATCCAGCGGGGCCAGGCCGGCGAGTATGAGTGTGTGACTCACAACGGGGTTAACTCAGCGCCCGACAGCCGCCGCGTGCTGGTCACAGTCAACT ATCCTCCGACCATCACGGACGTGACCAGCGCCCGCACAGCTCTGGGCCGGGCCGCCCTCCTGCGCTGCGAAGCCATGGCGGTACCCCCTGCGGATTTCCAGTGGTACAAGGACGACAGACT GCTGAGCAGCGGCACGGCCGAGGGCCTGAAGGTGCAGACGGAGCGCACCCGCTCGATGCTTCTTTTCGCCAACGTGAGCGCCCGGCATTACGGCAACTACACGTGTCGAGCCGCCAACCGGTTGGGAGCATCCAGCGCCTCCATGCGGCTGTTGC GCCCAGGATCCCTGGAGAACTCAGCCCCGAGGCCCCCAGGGCCCCTGGCCCTCCTCTTcgccctgggctggctgtggtggAGAATGTAG